In the Zingiber officinale cultivar Zhangliang chromosome 5A, Zo_v1.1, whole genome shotgun sequence genome, CATATTCTTATCTGATCTTCATCTTTTCAGCAACAAATATACTTTTAAATTATTGAGTGCAAAATAGACACCCCAATAATCCAAAGAAAAATGGAAGCAACTCGTGTAacaacatggtttaaaagaataaaatagaCCCTCATAATTGTTTCTTTCACAAGAACAACTATTTCTTATAATTAGAAAATTACAATTTTAATTCTGTAAGAATTGATATTTCAGAATTTATTTTCAACCAAATATAACTCATCGTGAATATAATAATCattcttagtgaattaataaaATAGTGGTTTGTATAAACAAATGCACGGAGTGGATTTTGAGATTTCTCAGACATCAAACTCACCATATTTCTATGATATACACAAACTAACAGGACCAAGTTCATGTTAGAAGAGGCATTAGATAATTTCCCAAAAAAGTATTAATAAGATTAGTATTTGAACAAAAAATTTGAAGAACCTACTGTGGCATAATGTCCTCGTAAGGCAAGTAAATCTCATATCATGGAACCAATCATCTCCTAATCTATGGATGCATTTGCTACAATTTCTATTCCTGACAATTCTGTTCTGTTCTTCACGGCTTCGATTTGATCAGCAAGTGAGATTTGtttcaaactttcatttttaatcACTTCCATGTCCCATTTCTTAAACTCTGGCCTCGGTTCTTCAATCATGTCAGCTTCAAATTTCCAGGAATTGCTTAGTTGCTTCTTGCGTTCACGAAACTTAAGaacaaaaaggaaaatgaaaaaaaaaaaaaaaagagagaaaggtCAACTAAACACAattcaaaatagaaaataattggCAGGCTATAAATATATTGGATTTGTTTCAGTTTAGCAAATGAGTACATGGCTTGGGAGGTTTATGAATGTTTATAGACATATGTAGTTACTAAAATGGAAATGCCAAAAATAGTTGAGACAAGAATTTTAGTAGTAAATAAGAATAATGATCATGCAATAACTTCTATGTTCAACAAGTTCTTTAAGATTTAAAGAAAATACCTTAGTTAATCTTGCCTTGAGTTTTAAACTTTTGGATAATGGTATCTTCTTTTCTCTGTCAGATTTCTCTCTTGAAAATGACTCCACCTGTTTATCTTCCATCATTTGTTTCCGTAGTTTCCTTTGTTCAGCGAGCTTTGCAATTTTTTCAGCCCTCTCCCTCGCAACCATTTCAGCTCTTAGCTTCACACGTACTTTTgccctttctttctcttctttgagTTTTACTTGTTGGGTCATGAAATCTGCTTTCATTTTCTCAAAGTCATCCCATTCTAATTCCTCTTGGTCATCAGTTCCTATTTTTGCTGCTTCAGCAATAGTTCTTGCCCACAATGTGTAGCATTGGGCTTGTAGTCGTTTAATTTTTCGACGCTCTTCCCATATCTTTTTTAGGGAAGAACTAATCCTAGATTTGCTCTGGTCACTACACAAAAGTAATTAATATTCATGAAGATGAAAGTGCCATTGAGATATCTATTCACAGCAATCTTATATGAATCATAGGTTGGAGTAAGATTTAACACAATGACTTTTGCAAACTGAAACAAATTACCTGTGGCTATGATGGAATTGAGACATCTTCTTCCGGACCTGAAGCCACACAAACAAATTATTAAACTTTAAGCGAGTATTGAGCATCACCAACCAACAAACATAATATTATTTACTTAGAATGCACGAGATTGTTTTACATGCCATCACCTTGGGGTTGCTTAAGGCCTCCAATGTTTTTTTCTTAATGCGTTCACGTGTCTCTACAATCCACACAACATATAATGTTAGTATCAGCAAGGTCAAATTCGGATCACAATGGAGGGGTAAAAATGGATAGATGGCAGTACGCCATCATTATAACAAAGATACAAGGGAGAAACTAAAAAGTAAATGTCACCTTCAGTGTGTTTCTTTCCTTTGTTCCAAGGTATCCTGCCTCTGTTTGCTGCGCCAATCTTCAGTCTTCTCTGGATTTCTTTATGGGAGACACCTTGAGCACTTTCACAATTAGTGGAACCTTTCTCATACTTCACACTGGATACAGAAGTCTGAAATCCAAGGCTGGCGGGTTTCTTGTTTTCACAATGCTCAGTTGATAAACCTAAACTAAAGAATTGAGGACTAATTTCGGATGGTGCTACATCAAGCAAAAGTTGCAAAGTTTCTCCATGATGAACTTTTGGACAGGGATTAAGGGATGTCAATATTCCGTGTGCCTCTCTTGATGTAGCTATTGGAAGTGGCAACAGCTTGAATGGAAGTTTaggtttaaaatctttcaaaCCATAGGTGAAGAATGCTGAATGAATACTGAGGGTAGAATAAAAggatcatcatgttaaaaagcaATAGCCACAAGGTGATTTTAATCATTAAAATAACATGTAATTGAGCTCCACCCTCCTCTTCCTCACTATTTATGTCTACCTCTACTAAATAAATTTGGTCCTTCAAACTTCACTGAACTAGATTCATTAAGTAGGAAAAGAAGACACTGAAGCAGCTAAATTATAGTAAGACCTTGCACAACTTAAATACAGTAAGTCGATCAAATGTTCAGATTTTCAGTACAGTTTCTATCTTCTGATTTATAACGCTATCCTAAGTAGTGAGAGAAGAAGATGATAGTGGAATTCTCCAACCTTACCTTGCACAAATCAAATACGAAGATGAATTTAAATAGATATTTATTAGTGAAGGAACATAGTAAGTTACTTGttttaaatattctaagttaGCTTTAGCAGGTCTAAAAACTCCATGCCAACATGAATTTTAAGTTGagtaaagagatgaacaaatTCTATGCTATTACCAATATTTGAAACTAATTATTGTCAATACGACAATTGATGCATCAAAAGATTGTAAAGCTCCTTTTTAACAAAATATCATGAAGATTATCACATAATAAGGCACAATGTCTTAATCAAATTTCATATTATAAGTAGTGGCACAAAAGTAAGTACCTTGGCTTCCCACAAAAGTAAGTCCTTTCCATATCTTATAGAAATTCTTCCTGGAAAGACAAGTGAAAGTAGGGCCTAGTCCTCTTAGACAAATAAGTGGAAGAGCAATACATCAACACATGTACGTATTTAACATGAGTGAGGGCTAAACAACAAGGCCTCTGAAAACTCATAAATAATAACTCATAGGAAAATTACACTTAACTTCCTTTATCTAACTTCTAATATATGTGAAAGATCAAAAATCTTTGAGCTAGCCAACCCCATcaagtgggataaggcttggtagtagtagtagttgttgttgttgtatcaaAAAAAGCCTGAACTAGTTGAATAATTTCAATTTAACTAAAGACGATATACCAAATTACTATGATCGGTGATATACATGTTGCTTTGTACTGATTACAGAAGTAATCAAGGTAACATTTCAGCTATTTTTTTTAGCTTTCCTTCAGCATAGACTATTATATTTCTGCATATATGATATTCAAATTCCCTAATCTCAAGTTCATAAGTCCCACATGTAGGTTAACCATGGGAAAAACACAGCATCTATCATATGCCACTAAAAAAATCTCATTTTAGGAAGAGAGATTCTCCAAATCGAAGACCTAGAAGCAGATTACATAGTTGATCATAATTACACTTCTCAAACAACTAAATCTTCCTCATTGGCCCTAACAGCATTGGATCGGAAATAGCACATGAATGTAGCTGCTCAGAGCAAAACGTATGCATAGGAACATGTTTTCAAAAATTATGTGTAGAAACGATTGCATAACAAAGAGAAATATAGTTCATCTCTTCCGAGAATCATAAAAGGGAACCTTACAGCCGAAGAAGACATCGAAAGGCCATGGTCGGCGGCGGTTCCATTGTCGAATGAGATTAGATCGGGCTGCAACACAAATAAAGATCATAATTGGGCCGGGCCGTTGTTGGACCAGTCACCTTTGTGATTGCTATCCATTCTAATAAAGCTTGgttattcatctttaatatatttaaaatattaataaatatattatttttatttttaaataataatgagtgtgtttttaaaaaaaaaaatagcctaAAGTTTTTCACCAACTACTAATTGAATTCTAAttggcaaaaccctaaacctctATTTCTTTCCTGTGTTGGCTAATCCATTCAATTTCAATCTCCATCACAACTTTTGCACAAGATAGCACGACTACACGAGTTGAAGCTTGCATATTGAAGTCAACTCATTTgactacaaataagaaagttatacCAGAAAAATGAATAAATGAAAGCATCATTTACCTATAACCGCGCAAAGAGTGTTTGCATTATTCTTGTAGAACAATTCTATATAAAGTATAAAACACTATGTAAAAACGTTAGAATAAATCTCCTGTCAATATAGAGTCATGAGGAAAGGTCACATAACCTTATCTGGCTCCGCAAGAGATTGTTATTAAGTTCTCCGGTGGAAAAGAAGTCAATCAATTCACTCATTCTGATATTTATATTGGAGGCCAAGCAAGAACACCCTGCCCTAGTGAGCTTGCATTATTTGAACAGATGTGAAATGTTTTCGTCACGGATTTGGCAAAAAATGCACCTCTTATCTTGGATAAGGATTCCCCTTTCTGCTTAGTTGAATCTTTGTGTTAATCCTTCCATTGTGAAGTAACCAAGTGAAGAATTTAACCTTTTTAGGGACAAAAGAGGACCATAAGCTGACTAAATGTGAGTATTCAGCTCCTATAACAATTAAATAACAGTGAAGGAGCTAATAGAGTTCCACATCTAGAAAATTATGTTCATTGATACTCCAATTCAATGCAATGTAGATGACTTCTAATTCCATTTGAAAAATGTTGAGCCCTTTGAAAAATGTCTCTTTGCTAAAATTTTTAGGgagcgtttggttcaagttatcatatataatcttagttatgtgattacttgttAAAATTTTTAGGgagcgtttggttcaagttatcatatataatcttagttatgtgattactaagtaatcacataaccaaaattataaggaataaaacataaccaaatattgtttggttcaacctaagtaaagtaacaaaaacttatttatttgaaggttttaataaataacctagtttaatattttactatattacccttagttacaaaattaatcatatattattattattattattattattattattatttaaactctacattttttatttttttctttttcacgtttttctttatttttatgtcttttttatttttatattttttatttcttttcaatttttttattttttccattttttattttttaaagtttttttaatttgtttatgttttttatttttttttctattttttatatattttttaattttttttacgtttttctattttcctatttttatgctttttaaattttttattattttttaaatttttttatgtttttatattttaaatttttttaattttttttacattttttatttttttaagtttttattttaatttttattttttttatttttttctttacatttttttatcacatttttctcttattcgaaaacattttgggtaaaaaaatttcgttaacaccggaatcaagaaaaacctcaattTTCTAAGGTTTTTCAATTCCAGGTTATATGCccattttgctgacgtgtcgggcatgaaaTATTACTCGAGAATTATCGATTatctaaatcaaataaaattttcattgATAACCTTAGATGAATAACCAAGATTACGATTACTCCAAGTGAAAGAGCCACCAAGAGTAGCTACTTCTTACAAGTCCATTTTTTTGCCACCATTCTGAAAGGGGGAGTTTGCTCTAGTGCCAAGAAAGCAATTTTTTCTGTTCTTTCTTTCTGGTGATGATAATGTGGCATTACAGTCTGCCTAGTGCACCAACATTCATCCACTATAAGGCCAATGAATTCAAGCTATTCAAGGAACTTTGTTTTTGTGTTAGTCCGTGGGAAGCCCAAGAATGCGAGAACAAGCCTTCCTCATGACATATTTTCATACAGTTATAGGAATTAAATCCGCCACAAGCCTTCCTCGTGATATATTACAACTTTAAGTTTTGATTTGAGTTCTTTAACTTTAACGTATTGTATGTATATGATTAATTACTATTTTCTTTCTAATTATTGGTCAATATTTAAGGCTACATTTGATTTGATTGGATGTAATATAATTCAGCTGATAGtataatcaaatttataatataatgtaatataattttaattatatttataatataatcttaattatatTTACTACATTTAGTAACATATTGTATGTAATTTTTGATTATTAGAAGTATGATTACGTTCTTTCGTTTGGtgtctatattttttataaataatgtaatttgtattattacacaatgataaaaatatcctacTACCTCTGCCGAAGGCGACGACCGGCGCACCTCTGTCGAGTTGGTCGTCGATCGGCGCGCTCGAAGGTGGTCGTAGGCGGCGACGATCGGCGACGGTCGGCGACGGCCGACGACGGCCGGCGACGGTCGGCGACGGCGGAGGTGGTGACTGACAACAGCAGTAGCGGTCGACAACGACGCCCGAAGGCAACAAGCGGCAGCCAACGACAATGCCTGAAGGTAGCAGTTGGCGGCAGTGCTAGAGACAGCGACCAGAGACAGCGGTCGACGATGGTGCCAGGAGGCGACGACCAGAGGCAACACTCGGAGGCACTGACCGTCCGCGACTGGAAGCGGCGGCCGGCGGCGGCACTCGGAGGTGACGACCGACGGTGGCAGAGAATTGGGAGCGGGTGGCGGTCGACTACCGGCGATAGTCGGCTGCTGCCGACGACTCATGCCGACCGGTGGTGCCCGATCGACAGCGGCCGATCGGCGGTGGTCGATCAACAACGGTCGACCGGCAGCGGCCGATCAGCGGTGGCTGGTGACCGACGATAGCCAGCAACAACGGTGGAAGCGACGTGAGTGACCAATTGATACCGAAAATAAACTAGgggtatatttgatatttaaattttagttaaacagTGACCTCATAATGTAATCAGATTATATAGTGTTGGCAttgtaatccagattataaaACTTTtttaccttttgtaatccagattacattacattacaattttaaaacTGTAACAAACAaagtaattaatattttaatgtaatCTTGATACATTATAAGACAGATTACCTACAGCCTTAGAGTCACAACTATTATCATCTTTTATCAAAttcataaattaattataattgttaattatttttctcctttttttattatggcaatatagtctaaagttaagttaaacaaataGATAAGTTAACAATAAGTATATTTATAAGTAAGAATAGCATTTACAAAAGATAAGAATTTTTGAAGAAACATCAATTTCTTAGTATTGAAATAGAATTTGGAAGAAATTCTTAAGTTAAGATTTTAAAGAAAACTCCTCCTAAAACATAGCACTTTCTTTTTGtgaaaaaaaaaccttttctttttGTGAAACAAAACTTAGGGTGTGTTTTGTTTACgcgttttctatttttatttttttgaaaaatacactttttctagaaaataaaaaatgacatatagacattctctattttttcaaaaaatgatatctatttttttagaaaacagacattaaaaatgcaaaccaaatattattttttaggaacacgcgttttctaaaaaatgaaaatatagattttcatttttcaaaaacttagggaGCGTTtggtttgtaaaaaaaaattattttctacttttcattttatatttctattttttgttttctatatattttttagaaaatagaaaatacgtTTGGTATGATAGATTGTATTTCTAttatatagaaaagaaaattgaaaaaTACATTTGGTAGGTTAATATAGAAAATAGTAagcaaaataattattattatttagaaaAAAATCAAAGATGAAAAATTAATATAGGAATTATTCAACTtcttaattgaaataatttttttgtaTTTAAAAATATCTATCAAATGGAGTGAATTAGTTgacttttatataaatataaaaatcaagcatattttaatatatatgaCCTAACATATTATTTTTAGTTTCACATAttcaaatatattaaatataaatacaaatctAATTATGGATGATGCTCCATATAATCATTCCACATATAGTTTGTAATTTCATCACGTACATTTCCCATCTAAGCTATTTGGCTTGGATCAATTGGAATCGGCTCTTGATTATTAAAATCACCTTAACTCCAAACATGGGTATATCATCAGAAAAGTATTACATAAACAAATTATCCATTGCATGATGTTGACATATGAAATTATGCACTGCACAACATGCAACTAGAATTAATCTTTGCCTAGTAATTTGATAGCTTGACATATCTTTTAAAATTCAGAACCTTGCTTTGAACACCCCAATGCATGCCTTTATAATATTACGACATGTACTATGCTTATAATTGAATAACTCTTCCTTCCCCCTTGGTTTGTCATGCCCCCATTAATCTTTCAAGTGATAGTGTCGACCTCAAAACTGAGCGAGAAATCTCGGCATGTTTGAGTAACCAGAATCAATAAGATAAAATTGATCTGTGAGAGTATTTGCATCAGTTACCCTATTCaaagattttatcctaaattttggatTGGTTAATTAAAAATCCTCTGCATCAGTTAccctatccattccctaaatttagatttgatgaatagtgattctatttagggaatgaaacctctactctaaaaataaaataatatttctttttaatctctctttttccactcaatctctctccttccactcattccataaatataataataaaaaatagaagaaagagaagaaaataataaaaaattaaggatgatgaaATTTTAGGGTATTTaatgtagtgtgtagtgaaaagtgattatctaaatttaataaagtgtatcgtttatcctaaattttagatatagtaataaagaaactgatgtggatgctctgaTAGTGTTTCCATATTAATGATGAAAAACATCAACATAAAtgaatatatagagagagagagagagagagagagttttatATGTTATTTACCACCACAAGGTTtaggaaaaattattttcatgccTTGTCAATGTATCTATGAACACCCTGGAATCATTTGTTGTCCCCTCCCAACCAGTATACACAAATGTGAAAAGCATATCGAAGTCATATGCAAGCATCACATTTTGTGTAACAATAACCTTTCTACCATGAAAAGATGTCGGAATTGAT is a window encoding:
- the LOC121980220 gene encoding uncharacterized protein LOC121980220, whose protein sequence is MERTYFCGKPSIHSAFFTYGLKDFKPKLPFKLLPLPIATSREAHGILTSLNPCPKVHHGETLQLLLDVAPSEISPQFFSLGLSTEHCENKKPASLGFQTSVSSVKYEKGSTNCESAQGVSHKEIQRRLKIGAANRGRIPWNKGKKHTEETRERIKKKTLEALSNPKVRKKMSQFHHSHSDQSKSRISSSLKKIWEERRKIKRLQAQCYTLWARTIAEAAKIGTDDQEELEWDDFEKMKADFMTQQVKLKEEKERAKVRVKLRAEMVARERAEKIAKLAEQRKLRKQMMEDKQVESFSREKSDREKKIPLSKSLKLKARLTKFRERKKQLSNSWKFEADMIEEPRPEFKKWDMEVIKNESLKQISLADQIEAVKNRTELSGIEIVANASID